The Leptospira kmetyi serovar Malaysia str. Bejo-Iso9 genome includes a window with the following:
- a CDS encoding TIGR04454 family lipoprotein, producing the protein MKKVLMISLSALAVLSLTVMCGGPKHSAEECAPIVEEMLTNLTAGQKAEDTANIATMKATLVPVLQKECMSGKFDLTCLKSAKSIPAIQACKK; encoded by the coding sequence ATGAAAAAAGTTCTTATGATTTCCCTAAGCGCTCTTGCAGTTCTTTCATTGACTGTAATGTGCGGCGGACCGAAACATTCTGCTGAAGAATGCGCTCCTATCGTAGAAGAAATGTTAACCAATCTTACTGCCGGACAAAAAGCGGAAGACACTGCAAACATCGCGACTATGAAAGCGACTTTAGTTCCGGTATTGCAAAAAGAATGTATGTCCGGAAAATTCGATCTTACTTGTCTTAAATCTGCAAAAAGCATTCCTGCAATCCAGGCTTGTAAGAAATAA
- a CDS encoding FecR family protein: MEESGMEREKKIQEILLDGKQNDLSPSVEWLAKGLGNSWVEYSPKASDFESLYARALSPDDKTRSSDNPKRESSKVLFFSDFRKNRLAIGLSAAAIFLLAVTLGYYSILKNQTPLGVEKGGVEISQVEGEAYLTSSDPKDKILLKPGVRIQEGQRVVTGPNAILNLKVSDGIAVRILSDSEVSFRWIDLSTHYKIGIDLEKGELLAHIHKNLKKEEFIVRSENVSAEVRGTSFSFQNVPGEGTRVRVLEGRVAISAREESQKTAPEGEQVLEPNQGIFVNQKGFVRSRLNDSEKDRLGLEFEKLPIESIPRDKNRAYSSKQELLTEFQRMEKIVLTDGKTIEGVIVDMDENAMYVQTLEKEITIQREAVSEVIQLH; this comes from the coding sequence ATGGAAGAATCGGGAATGGAAAGGGAAAAGAAGATTCAAGAAATTCTGCTGGATGGGAAGCAGAACGATTTAAGTCCTTCTGTGGAATGGCTGGCCAAAGGTCTAGGCAATTCCTGGGTCGAATATTCACCCAAGGCGAGCGACTTCGAGTCTCTTTATGCCCGCGCACTTTCCCCCGACGACAAAACTCGAAGCTCCGACAACCCAAAGAGAGAATCCTCCAAAGTTCTTTTTTTCTCCGATTTTAGAAAGAATCGATTGGCGATCGGTCTTTCCGCCGCGGCGATTTTTCTGCTCGCGGTAACATTAGGATATTATTCTATTCTTAAAAACCAAACTCCTCTCGGCGTCGAAAAGGGCGGAGTGGAAATTTCCCAGGTGGAAGGGGAAGCCTATCTTACTTCCTCCGATCCGAAAGACAAAATTCTTTTAAAACCCGGAGTTCGAATCCAAGAAGGCCAAAGAGTCGTAACGGGACCGAACGCGATTCTCAATTTGAAAGTTTCGGACGGTATCGCTGTACGAATCCTTTCGGATTCGGAAGTTTCTTTCCGATGGATCGATCTTTCCACACATTATAAAATCGGAATCGATCTTGAAAAAGGCGAACTGCTCGCTCACATTCATAAGAATCTTAAAAAAGAAGAATTCATCGTCCGTTCCGAAAACGTAAGCGCCGAGGTTCGGGGCACGAGTTTTAGTTTTCAAAATGTTCCGGGTGAAGGAACTCGAGTCCGAGTTTTGGAAGGTCGCGTCGCGATCAGCGCTCGAGAAGAATCTCAAAAAACCGCTCCGGAAGGAGAACAGGTTCTCGAGCCGAACCAGGGAATTTTCGTAAACCAAAAAGGTTTTGTTCGGAGCCGTTTGAACGATTCGGAAAAGGACCGTCTCGGTCTTGAGTTCGAAAAGCTCCCGATCGAAAGTATTCCCAGGGACAAAAACCGGGCTTATTCTAGCAAACAAGAACTCCTAACGGAGTTTCAAAGAATGGAAAAAATCGTTCTTACGGATGGAAAGACGATCGAAGGCGTCATCGTGGATATGGACGAAAACGCGATGTATGTTCAAACCCTGGAAAAGGAAATCACCATTCAAAGGGAAGCCGTCTCCGAGGTGATTCAACTCCACTGA
- a CDS encoding RNA polymerase sigma factor → MDALYREYSGKIFDFLYKYSSGNPEVAMDLMQDTFLNFFRKYSDSNIDREQAIRLLYTIARNRSINHSRKFSTVKESGNPEMQDFQEQKLSFVRKTELKDLEERLLECLDELEEDEKYALILRFMEDYNLTTIAEIMGISVSTASRLIVKATAKVTEIAEKKNLKP, encoded by the coding sequence ATGGATGCTCTCTACCGAGAGTACAGTGGAAAAATCTTTGATTTTCTCTATAAATACAGCTCCGGGAATCCTGAGGTCGCGATGGATCTCATGCAGGATACGTTCCTGAATTTTTTCAGGAAATATTCCGATTCGAATATCGATCGAGAACAAGCGATTCGTTTGCTCTACACGATCGCTCGAAACAGATCCATCAATCATTCTCGGAAGTTTTCCACGGTAAAAGAAAGTGGAAATCCGGAAATGCAGGACTTTCAGGAACAAAAGCTTTCCTTCGTCAGAAAGACCGAACTTAAGGATTTGGAAGAACGTCTTCTGGAATGTTTGGACGAACTGGAAGAAGACGAGAAATATGCTTTGATTCTTCGGTTCATGGAAGACTACAATCTGACGACGATTGCGGAAATTATGGGTATATCGGTTTCGACCGCTTCTCGTCTGATCGTAAAAGCGACTGCGAAAGTGACCGAGATCGCCGAAAAAAAGAATTTGAAACCCTGA
- a CDS encoding DUF547 domain-containing protein, protein MKERNRPQQSHPKLQPQSNAINKTRKTNNKAIKFLLILTTMYVYAFGYVNEPIHAFDHKHTQWNNELKKYVKEGNVDYSTWKKNQSGLDAYLQILSAVDEKEYSSFNNSEKLSFLINAYNAFTIRLILDHYPLKSIKELGGLFSGPWKLEFFSLLGSKKNLDWIEHEKLRKDFQEPRIHFAINCASKGCPPLFEQSFQAPKLEEQLIYVSKRFLTDRNYNRYDSSQKILYLSKIFQWFGGDFTRKSGSLISFYNSNSGLSPVPANAEIRYLDYDWNLNQTK, encoded by the coding sequence ATGAAAGAACGAAACCGACCACAACAATCCCATCCAAAACTACAACCACAATCAAACGCGATCAACAAAACCCGCAAGACCAACAACAAGGCTATAAAATTCCTTCTCATCCTAACGACGATGTACGTCTACGCGTTCGGATATGTAAACGAACCGATCCACGCATTCGATCACAAACACACACAATGGAACAACGAACTCAAAAAATACGTCAAAGAAGGAAACGTAGATTATTCCACCTGGAAAAAAAATCAAAGCGGACTCGATGCCTATCTGCAAATCTTGAGCGCGGTCGACGAAAAGGAATATTCTTCGTTTAACAATTCGGAAAAGCTGAGCTTCTTGATCAACGCGTACAATGCGTTTACCATCCGATTGATCTTGGATCATTATCCGCTGAAAAGCATCAAGGAACTCGGAGGACTTTTTTCGGGACCGTGGAAATTGGAATTCTTCAGTTTACTCGGAAGTAAAAAGAATCTGGATTGGATCGAACACGAAAAATTGCGGAAGGATTTTCAAGAACCGAGAATTCACTTCGCCATCAACTGCGCGTCCAAAGGATGTCCGCCGCTTTTCGAACAATCTTTTCAAGCGCCTAAACTCGAAGAACAACTTATCTATGTCTCAAAACGATTCCTCACGGATCGAAACTACAACCGATACGATTCTTCCCAAAAGATTCTTTATCTTTCCAAAATCTTCCAGTGGTTCGGAGGAGATTTTACCCGCAAAAGCGGAAGTTTGATTTCATTTTACAATTCCAATTCGGGACTTTCACCCGTCCCGGCGAATGCGGAGATTCGATATCTCGATTACGACTGGAATTTGAATCAAACGAAATAA
- a CDS encoding acetyl-CoA hydrolase/transferase family protein, whose protein sequence is MNDKFISANSALSSVQAGQRVFVHSVAAAPSLLIEALTARAHELTNVEMIHLHTEGKAPYAEPGMEGKFFTNALFVAANTRKAVEEGRGDYIPIFLSECPSLFRNGILPLDVALIQVSPPDKHGFCSLGVSVDISKAAVETAKVVIAQVNENMPRTHGDGIIHVKQIRSFVEGNLPLHEHVSEAPSEVELAIGKNVASLVEDGATLQMGIGAIPNAVLACLTSHKDLGIHTEMFSDGVMELVQKGIITGIHKKKHPGKIVSGFVMGTRKLYDFIDDNPEVAMLDIGYINDPHVIRKNPKVTAINSAVEVDLTGQVCADTIGTRQYSGVGGQMDFIRGSSLSEGGKPIIALPSSTAKGESRIVSILKPGADVVTTRAHVHYVVTEYGVANLYGKNLRQRAKALIGIAHPDHREKLEKEARERFQIL, encoded by the coding sequence ATGAATGATAAATTTATTTCCGCAAATTCGGCTCTTTCGTCCGTCCAAGCGGGTCAAAGGGTTTTTGTTCACAGCGTCGCGGCCGCCCCTTCGCTTTTGATCGAAGCATTAACCGCGCGGGCTCACGAGCTGACTAACGTGGAAATGATTCATCTCCATACCGAAGGAAAAGCTCCTTATGCGGAACCCGGCATGGAAGGAAAGTTTTTTACGAACGCCCTTTTTGTCGCGGCGAACACGCGCAAGGCCGTTGAAGAAGGAAGAGGAGATTATATTCCGATTTTCTTAAGCGAATGTCCGTCCTTGTTTCGAAACGGAATTCTTCCCTTGGACGTAGCGCTCATCCAAGTTTCTCCTCCCGATAAACACGGTTTTTGTTCTCTCGGAGTTTCCGTCGATATCAGCAAGGCCGCCGTCGAAACCGCCAAGGTCGTGATCGCACAAGTCAACGAAAACATGCCCCGTACTCACGGAGACGGAATCATTCACGTAAAACAAATCCGTTCTTTTGTGGAAGGAAATCTTCCTTTGCACGAACACGTTTCCGAAGCTCCGTCCGAAGTCGAACTCGCGATCGGAAAGAACGTAGCTTCTCTCGTCGAAGACGGAGCCACGCTGCAGATGGGAATCGGCGCGATCCCCAATGCGGTTCTAGCGTGTCTAACGTCTCATAAGGACTTGGGAATTCATACGGAGATGTTTTCGGACGGAGTGATGGAACTCGTTCAAAAGGGAATCATCACCGGGATTCATAAGAAAAAACATCCGGGCAAAATCGTTTCCGGTTTCGTGATGGGAACCCGTAAACTCTACGACTTTATCGACGACAATCCGGAAGTCGCGATGCTCGACATCGGTTATATCAACGATCCGCACGTAATCCGAAAAAATCCGAAGGTCACCGCGATCAATTCCGCGGTGGAAGTGGACTTAACCGGACAGGTTTGTGCGGACACGATCGGAACGAGACAGTATTCCGGCGTGGGCGGTCAGATGGATTTTATACGAGGTTCGTCTTTGTCGGAAGGAGGCAAACCCATCATCGCACTTCCCTCTTCCACGGCTAAGGGAGAATCTAGAATCGTTTCCATTCTCAAACCCGGAGCCGACGTCGTCACGACCCGCGCGCACGTTCACTACGTCGTAACCGAATACGGAGTCGCGAACCTTTACGGAAAAAATTTACGGCAAAGAGCCAAGGCCTTGATCGGAATCGCACATCCCGATCACAGAGAAAAACTCGAAAAGGAAGCTCGGGAACGGTTTCAGATTCTTTAA
- a CDS encoding DUF1564 domain-containing protein — protein sequence MGRIILSENQKVRTRLSVDGVSCVETFLIPEEYLARLSSEGRKQLPEKIRRLLRRCGKHIIAMHRLNPKPGKTMHQRDCGRLVRFNVRMDTALGAILGSFAASHGVSRCFLVNYLLWMDEVGIADSIFETLSVGTPSFHDVYRNILTLDLASNTITREFTFEPNPIYAQDLDFRSYFPPDSYKFI from the coding sequence ATGGGGAGAATCATTCTTTCTGAAAATCAAAAGGTAAGAACAAGGCTCTCCGTGGACGGTGTTTCGTGCGTTGAAACGTTTTTGATTCCGGAAGAATATTTGGCTCGTTTGAGTTCGGAAGGTCGCAAACAACTGCCCGAAAAGATTCGAAGGCTTTTGAGAAGATGCGGGAAACATATTATTGCGATGCATCGTTTGAATCCAAAACCGGGAAAAACGATGCATCAAAGGGATTGCGGTCGTTTGGTTCGTTTTAACGTAAGAATGGATACTGCGCTCGGTGCAATTCTCGGTTCTTTCGCGGCATCTCACGGGGTGTCCCGCTGTTTTCTTGTGAATTATCTGCTTTGGATGGATGAAGTAGGGATCGCAGATTCTATCTTTGAAACCTTGAGTGTGGGAACTCCATCCTTCCACGACGTATACAGAAATATTCTGACCCTCGACTTAGCCTCGAACACGATCACTCGCGAATTCACGTTCGAACCAAACCCGATTTACGCCCAAGATTTGGATTTCAGGAGCTATTTCCCGCCGGATTCTTACAAATTTATCTAA
- a CDS encoding MFS transporter, translated as MSSHSPRNIYVKSEPMLIFVLAAVQFTHILDFVIMMPLGSYFQEAFHINPREFSFLISAYTYSAFVAGIIGALFIDRFNRKSAAIFLYAGFILGTAFCAVANSYYLLLAARILSGAFGGILSSIIFAIVGDVIAMERRGRATGAIMGAFSVASVIGIPVGLKIAEYYGWNMSFAGIVLLSLPILVLMYYHLPSIPPFQSAGENPVQNFVRILTYRRYMASYMLIMFVILGGFTVIPFIAPYMERNVGIPKENIPWIYFFGGLVTFFSSRVIGIISDKIGKHKVFYILVPLSFIPIWIMTNLGQTSLVNVLILTTAFMVIVSGRWIPALALITSTTEPRDRGRFMTVISALQNLASGLGATIGGSILVAATPTSPYQNYDVAGYLAMGFNVIAIILISRVKAVS; from the coding sequence ATGTCTTCTCATTCCCCTCGTAACATCTATGTAAAATCCGAACCGATGCTGATCTTCGTGCTCGCGGCCGTTCAGTTCACGCATATTCTCGACTTCGTAATCATGATGCCTCTTGGAAGTTATTTTCAGGAAGCGTTTCATATCAATCCGAGAGAATTCTCCTTTTTAATTTCCGCATATACTTACAGCGCGTTCGTCGCGGGAATCATAGGCGCGCTTTTTATCGATCGATTCAATCGAAAGTCCGCGGCGATTTTTTTATACGCGGGTTTTATTTTAGGAACCGCGTTTTGCGCCGTCGCGAATTCGTATTATCTTCTTTTGGCAGCGAGAATTCTTTCCGGAGCTTTCGGAGGAATTTTAAGTTCCATTATCTTTGCGATCGTGGGAGACGTGATCGCGATGGAAAGAAGAGGGCGCGCGACCGGTGCGATCATGGGAGCTTTTTCCGTAGCTTCGGTGATCGGAATTCCCGTGGGTTTGAAGATCGCGGAATATTACGGATGGAACATGTCCTTTGCCGGAATCGTTCTGTTGAGTCTTCCGATTTTGGTTTTGATGTATTATCATTTACCGAGTATTCCTCCGTTTCAATCGGCAGGGGAGAATCCGGTTCAGAACTTTGTCCGAATTCTAACCTATAGAAGATACATGGCTTCTTATATGCTGATCATGTTCGTGATTCTCGGGGGTTTTACCGTGATTCCGTTTATCGCGCCGTATATGGAAAGAAACGTGGGAATTCCTAAGGAGAATATTCCTTGGATCTATTTCTTCGGCGGTCTTGTGACTTTCTTTTCTTCCCGTGTGATCGGAATCATTTCGGACAAGATTGGCAAACACAAGGTATTCTATATTCTGGTTCCGTTATCTTTCATTCCGATTTGGATCATGACCAATCTCGGACAAACCTCTCTCGTAAACGTTTTGATTCTTACGACTGCTTTTATGGTGATCGTTTCGGGAAGATGGATTCCGGCTTTAGCCTTGATCACTTCTACGACCGAACCTCGGGATCGGGGAAGATTCATGACCGTGATCTCCGCCTTACAAAACCTCGCGTCCGGACTCGGCGCGACGATCGGTGGAAGTATTCTCGTGGCGGCGACTCCGACTTCTCCGTATCAAAACTACGACGTTGCGGGATATCTCGCGATGGGGTTTAACGTGATCGCGATCATTTTGATTTCCAGAGTGAAGGCCGTTTCGTAA
- a CDS encoding glycoside hydrolase family 5 protein, whose amino-acid sequence MEELFVKNGHFAGKDGTIYQLRGVNLSGSAKMPSKPDGTTYFDQTLTFFNHRNVSFVGRPLEENQAAEHFDRLRKWGFNFLRFLITWEAIEHKGPGKYDNEYIDYVERMVALAAQKGLYLFIDPHQDVWSRFTGGDGAPGWTLDEIGMDISKIRDSETAIVHHFQGRNYRRMSWPLNYQKYATATMFSLFFGGKEFAPDAKIGGKNVQDFLQDHYIDSVLKIVRKLKKYKNVIGFDTLNEPSPGWIGKKNLGEFDGFGFGKVIKTSPFKEMYLSEGRAVSAEQAYMLGFWSLPWGKVRLNPNGVPLWKRGQQCIWRTHGVWDYDPNGAPMMLKPEYFYKKNGRKYDFYSDFMHPFIKKFKERVQKVESRFHIFIESDPARLELEWKESPKKNHGSVVNATHWYDISVLMLKRYYPWFGVHIFKQKPVFGKENIDKAYEDTIRMIREMSEKNMGNCPTVIGETGIPMDINQRTAYLKKDYGVLEKALDRVMKAVEKNFVNLALWNYTPDHTHSLGDRWNEEDLSIYSMDTPTSYDEDGGRAVRAFSRPYPIRTKGLPAALSFDMERSLFKYSFRQEGDLFPETEIFIPEIHYKNGFEVLVNAGTYQYDSRAKILKFKGEKGILHYGITILPSKKSLFREQDRVKVVPNTQKRKIR is encoded by the coding sequence ATGGAAGAGTTATTCGTTAAAAACGGACATTTCGCGGGTAAGGACGGAACGATCTATCAGCTCCGCGGAGTCAATCTTTCCGGTTCGGCAAAAATGCCTTCTAAGCCGGACGGAACCACCTACTTCGATCAAACCTTAACTTTTTTTAATCATAGAAACGTTTCGTTCGTAGGACGTCCTTTGGAAGAGAATCAAGCCGCCGAACATTTCGATCGGCTTCGGAAATGGGGATTCAACTTCTTGCGGTTTCTCATAACGTGGGAAGCGATCGAACACAAAGGTCCCGGTAAATACGATAACGAATACATAGACTACGTGGAAAGAATGGTCGCGCTCGCCGCACAAAAAGGTCTTTATCTTTTTATCGATCCGCATCAGGACGTTTGGTCCCGTTTTACCGGAGGCGACGGCGCGCCCGGTTGGACCTTGGACGAAATCGGAATGGACATCTCCAAGATTCGAGATTCCGAAACCGCGATCGTTCATCACTTTCAGGGTAGAAACTACCGAAGAATGTCCTGGCCCTTGAATTATCAAAAATACGCGACCGCCACGATGTTCTCGCTTTTTTTCGGCGGAAAAGAATTCGCACCCGACGCAAAGATCGGAGGAAAAAACGTTCAGGATTTTTTACAGGATCATTATATCGATTCCGTTCTTAAGATCGTTCGCAAACTCAAAAAATATAAAAACGTGATCGGCTTCGACACGTTAAACGAACCTTCTCCCGGGTGGATCGGCAAAAAGAATTTAGGAGAATTTGACGGATTCGGTTTCGGTAAGGTGATCAAAACTTCTCCGTTTAAGGAAATGTATCTTTCCGAAGGCCGCGCGGTTTCGGCGGAACAAGCGTATATGCTCGGGTTCTGGAGTTTGCCTTGGGGAAAAGTCCGTTTGAATCCGAACGGGGTTCCGCTTTGGAAACGGGGACAACAGTGTATTTGGAGAACGCACGGGGTTTGGGATTACGATCCGAACGGAGCTCCGATGATGTTAAAGCCGGAATACTTCTACAAAAAGAACGGAAGAAAATACGATTTTTATTCCGACTTCATGCATCCTTTTATCAAAAAGTTTAAGGAACGAGTTCAAAAGGTGGAAAGCCGTTTTCATATTTTTATAGAAAGCGATCCGGCCCGACTCGAACTGGAATGGAAAGAATCTCCCAAAAAGAATCACGGTTCCGTAGTCAACGCGACGCATTGGTATGATATATCGGTGCTCATGCTCAAACGATATTATCCCTGGTTCGGAGTTCATATCTTTAAACAAAAACCGGTATTCGGAAAAGAGAATATAGATAAGGCCTACGAAGATACGATTCGAATGATTCGCGAAATGTCCGAAAAGAATATGGGAAATTGTCCGACCGTTATCGGAGAGACGGGAATTCCGATGGATATCAATCAGAGAACCGCGTATCTCAAAAAAGATTACGGAGTTTTGGAAAAAGCCCTCGACCGCGTCATGAAGGCTGTGGAAAAAAATTTCGTAAATCTTGCATTGTGGAATTATACCCCCGATCATACGCACAGTCTCGGCGACCGATGGAACGAGGAAGATCTATCGATCTATTCCATGGACACTCCGACTTCGTATGACGAAGACGGAGGAAGAGCGGTGCGCGCGTTCAGTCGTCCGTATCCGATTCGAACCAAGGGTTTACCCGCGGCTTTGTCCTTTGATATGGAACGATCCTTGTTCAAGTATTCGTTCCGGCAAGAAGGGGATTTGTTTCCGGAAACGGAAATTTTCATACCGGAAATTCATTATAAAAACGGATTCGAAGTTTTAGTGAACGCCGGTACGTATCAATATGATTCTCGCGCCAAAATATTAAAATTTAAGGGAGAAAAAGGAATTCTTCATTATGGAATAACTATTCTCCCGTCCAAAAAATCACTTTTCAGGGAACAAGATCGGGTTAAAGTGGTTCCGAATACTCAAAAGAGGAAGATTAGATGA
- a CDS encoding UDP-2,3-diacylglucosamine diphosphatase encodes MKFERDKVYEGIFLSDVHYLLNKKIKSHKHKELFQFLDHLEKKNVRFQTIYLVGDIIENWFFSASRKLRRSKKKFNKLFDRLDSLSALGGNKIYIVGNHDSTSYLMNLPPKIERYLKERDWNVCEKTETETLIAVHGHQGQYNRFTWIGSIFLLRFLHAIALLVPNLFRFSEAFYQKHLNRQDPTTTEEILKYYERLSRITHQGDRVLISGHTHDFLCIPHLRIINTGDWVKSNSFVLQDGSHFIGAKMNKRGEFSKEFVYKHKEDSSL; translated from the coding sequence ATGAAATTTGAAAGGGATAAAGTCTATGAAGGAATTTTTCTTTCGGACGTTCACTACCTTCTCAATAAAAAAATAAAATCCCACAAACACAAGGAACTGTTCCAGTTCCTCGATCATCTCGAAAAAAAGAACGTCCGCTTTCAAACGATCTATCTCGTGGGCGATATCATCGAGAATTGGTTCTTCAGCGCCTCGCGTAAGCTCCGCAGAAGTAAAAAGAAATTCAACAAACTCTTCGATCGATTGGATTCGTTATCGGCGCTCGGCGGAAACAAAATTTATATCGTAGGAAATCACGATTCGACTTCCTATCTGATGAACCTTCCGCCCAAGATCGAAAGATATCTAAAGGAAAGAGATTGGAACGTCTGCGAAAAAACGGAAACCGAAACCCTCATCGCAGTTCACGGCCATCAAGGACAATACAATCGTTTTACTTGGATCGGTTCGATCTTTTTATTACGTTTTTTGCATGCGATCGCTCTTCTCGTTCCGAACCTATTCCGTTTTTCGGAAGCGTTTTATCAAAAACATCTGAACAGACAGGATCCGACTACGACCGAGGAAATTCTCAAATACTACGAACGTCTTTCGAGAATTACACACCAAGGCGATCGGGTTTTGATCTCGGGCCACACGCACGACTTTCTTTGTATTCCCCATCTTAGAATCATCAACACGGGCGATTGGGTGAAAAGTAACAGTTTTGTATTACAAGACGGTTCTCATTTTATCGGAGCGAAGATGAACAAACGGGGAGAATTCTCGAAAGAATTCGTTTACAAACACAAAGAAGATTCCTCCCTTTAG
- a CDS encoding patatin-like phospholipase family protein: protein MKRALILSGGGARGAYQAGVLRYLEEIQFKPDIICGTSVGAITATAMGCGMNAAEITKLWKSIEAKKVMRYSIWNDLVDIFVKSYSPLTDTTPLKNLLYSHLDFRKLRKNPIEVIITAVNILTAELVFFRNKEIDIEHVMASSAIPMFFPWQYVDGKPHWDGGVMANTPILPAVERGATDIVVVLLSPVGGIDMGLPKTRREGLERVFELSLIGSFQTVMSNLNFEKKMKKGKKSKLSSLLSIPSADRPELKIRTIGPRTSLGFGSILNFSQVQADYLITRGYEDARIQFGEY, encoded by the coding sequence ATGAAACGTGCCCTTATCTTATCCGGAGGCGGAGCCCGAGGCGCTTACCAAGCGGGTGTTCTTCGTTACTTGGAAGAGATCCAATTTAAGCCGGACATTATCTGCGGTACTTCCGTGGGAGCGATTACCGCGACCGCGATGGGTTGCGGGATGAACGCCGCCGAAATCACGAAGTTGTGGAAGTCCATCGAAGCGAAGAAGGTGATGCGTTATTCGATCTGGAACGACTTGGTCGATATCTTCGTGAAAAGTTATTCGCCGTTAACCGATACGACCCCGCTTAAGAATCTGCTTTATTCCCATCTTGACTTCCGCAAATTGAGAAAGAATCCGATCGAGGTCATCATTACTGCGGTCAACATTCTCACCGCGGAGCTTGTCTTTTTTAGAAACAAGGAAATCGATATAGAACACGTGATGGCGTCGTCCGCGATCCCCATGTTTTTCCCTTGGCAATACGTGGACGGAAAACCGCATTGGGACGGAGGAGTGATGGCAAACACTCCGATTCTTCCCGCGGTCGAACGAGGAGCGACCGATATCGTCGTTGTTCTTTTGTCTCCTGTCGGAGGAATCGATATGGGTTTGCCGAAGACAAGAAGAGAAGGTTTGGAACGGGTTTTCGAACTTTCTTTGATCGGTTCGTTTCAAACCGTGATGTCCAATTTGAACTTCGAGAAAAAAATGAAGAAGGGAAAAAAGTCGAAACTCTCTTCGCTCTTATCGATTCCGAGCGCGGATCGTCCCGAGTTGAAGATTCGTACGATCGGTCCCAGAACCTCGCTCGGTTTCGGAAGTATTCTGAACTTTTCGCAGGTTCAGGCGGATTATCTGATCACCCGTGGATACGAGGACGCAAGAATTCAGTTCGGCGAATATTAG
- a CDS encoding HAMP domain-containing protein: MTQDDPGKKRIFSNYIIDRDFQLKFLLNYSLLIVFGLLLTVGFLYWLNYTKFDKGVVFRLRNDPVKVYQKGFEEQNGVEKEKFVEREIFLPDYDHRLDMFTIQVNGILLLSGLFLGMTAIFTVIYSHKMAGPVYNIKNHLRKLANGDEPVKKIKIRKGDEFQELADLLNQVIEKRINNHKS, from the coding sequence ATGACACAAGACGACCCCGGTAAAAAAAGAATCTTCAGCAATTATATCATCGACCGGGACTTTCAACTCAAGTTCTTATTGAATTATTCCTTACTCATCGTTTTCGGCTTATTGCTCACGGTCGGATTTCTCTATTGGTTGAACTACACGAAGTTCGATAAGGGAGTCGTTTTTCGTTTGAGAAACGATCCGGTCAAAGTATATCAAAAGGGATTCGAAGAACAGAACGGAGTCGAAAAGGAAAAGTTCGTGGAACGGGAAATCTTTCTGCCGGATTACGATCACAGACTCGACATGTTTACGATCCAAGTGAATGGAATTCTTCTTTTGTCCGGTTTGTTTTTAGGAATGACCGCGATCTTTACGGTGATCTATTCTCATAAGATGGCCGGTCCGGTTTATAACATCAAAAATCATCTTAGAAAATTAGCGAACGGCGACGAACCCGTTAAAAAAATCAAAATCCGAAAAGGCGACGAGTTTCAAGAACTCGCTGATCTTTTGAATCAAGTCATAGAAAAAAGAATCAACAACCATAAGAGCTGA